Proteins from a single region of Nocardioides anomalus:
- a CDS encoding DUF2510 domain-containing protein has translation MPRCASERAGALSRSRQEAKVTQTPNPPAGWYPQGGQERWWNGSAWSDNFRPLGSEPTQPYAQPAYGQPAYGQPAYGQPAYGQPQFGTPQKSHVARNLLIAFGLLFLLIVGGCVAVVAVVGKSVNDAVNDDTLGGPNNPLTITEGQAFEVHGFEYAAGWDIVDDPLGGLLEIEDLKVTNHRGKADRLFATITLLNGNEIVATATCTADGIDKIPDGVSATVDCSSADDLPAAYDEITIKDAF, from the coding sequence GTGCCACGCTGCGCGTCGGAACGCGCAGGAGCGCTCAGCAGGAGTCGTCAGGAGGCGAAGGTGACGCAGACCCCGAACCCGCCGGCCGGCTGGTACCCCCAGGGTGGCCAGGAGCGGTGGTGGAACGGCTCGGCCTGGAGCGACAACTTCCGGCCGCTGGGCTCCGAGCCGACCCAGCCCTACGCCCAGCCGGCCTACGGCCAGCCGGCGTACGGGCAGCCGGCCTACGGGCAGCCGGCTTACGGCCAGCCGCAGTTCGGCACCCCGCAGAAGAGCCACGTCGCGCGCAACCTGCTCATCGCCTTCGGGCTGCTCTTCCTGCTCATCGTCGGCGGCTGCGTCGCGGTCGTCGCGGTGGTCGGCAAGTCGGTCAACGACGCGGTGAACGACGACACTCTCGGCGGCCCCAACAACCCGCTCACCATCACCGAGGGCCAGGCCTTCGAGGTGCACGGCTTCGAGTACGCCGCGGGCTGGGACATCGTCGACGACCCGCTCGGCGGCCTGCTGGAGATCGAGGACCTCAAGGTCACCAACCACCGGGGCAAGGCCGACCGGCTGTTCGCCACCATCACCCTGCTCAACGGCAACGAGATCGTGGCCACGGCGACGTGTACCGCCGACGGGATCGACAAGATCCCCGACGGCGTGAGCGCCACCGTCGACTGCAGCAGCGCCGACGACCTGCCGGCCGCCTACGACGAGATCACGATCAAGGACGCCTTCTGA
- a CDS encoding SDR family NAD(P)-dependent oxidoreductase, whose product MSARTVVVTGAASGIGFATAELFRDLGDTVIGLDLSASVPEGVRYVECDLGRTESIGAAVAGFGVDGIDVLANVAGIVQFGRFEGISEAEWDRVHAVDLKGPFFLIQAAMPLIRAVRGTVVNVSSVAGNVPQAYSAAYSAAKGGLTQLTRALALELSPEGIRVNAVCPGTVATPLVDHVATIFPSDLDPRVADRLMMMLPGPAIAPAEIGSAIVYLASAEARMITGTVLAFDGGMS is encoded by the coding sequence ATGAGCGCCCGCACCGTCGTCGTCACCGGAGCCGCCTCGGGCATCGGGTTCGCCACCGCCGAGCTGTTCCGCGACCTCGGCGACACCGTCATCGGGCTCGACCTCAGCGCCTCGGTCCCCGAGGGCGTGCGGTACGTCGAGTGCGACCTCGGCCGCACGGAGTCCATCGGCGCCGCCGTGGCCGGCTTCGGCGTGGACGGCATCGACGTGCTGGCCAACGTGGCCGGCATCGTGCAGTTCGGCCGCTTCGAGGGCATCAGCGAGGCCGAGTGGGACCGCGTGCACGCCGTCGACCTCAAGGGCCCGTTCTTCCTGATCCAGGCCGCGATGCCGCTCATCCGCGCGGTCCGCGGCACCGTCGTCAACGTGAGCTCGGTGGCCGGCAACGTGCCGCAGGCCTACTCCGCGGCGTACTCCGCGGCCAAGGGCGGCCTCACCCAGCTCACCCGCGCGCTGGCCCTCGAGCTCTCGCCCGAGGGCATCCGGGTCAACGCGGTCTGCCCCGGCACCGTCGCCACGCCGCTGGTCGACCACGTGGCCACGATCTTCCCCTCCGACCTCGACCCGCGCGTCGCCGACCGGCTGATGATGATGCTGCCCGGCCCCGCCATCGCCCCGGCCGAGATCGGGTCGGCCATCGTCTACCTCGCCTCGGCCGAGGCGCGGATGATCACCGGCACGGTGCTGGCCTTCGACGGCGGCATGAGCTAG
- a CDS encoding nuclear transport factor 2 family protein yields MLTAGDEIRSLLGAYCRLVDAGDFDGVGALMARAVLCTEDGTPVARGADEVARLYAATTLRHEDGTPGTQHVVAGTELAVAGERITARSSYVVLQALPALPLQPVVTGSYRDTFARDDAGWHFVERRFGVGRTGDLSHHLAPGVLA; encoded by the coding sequence GTGCTGACCGCGGGCGACGAGATCCGGTCGCTGCTCGGCGCCTACTGCCGGCTGGTCGACGCCGGCGACTTCGACGGCGTCGGCGCGCTCATGGCCCGTGCCGTGCTGTGCACCGAGGACGGCACGCCGGTCGCCCGCGGCGCCGACGAGGTCGCCCGGCTGTACGCCGCCACGACGCTGCGTCACGAGGACGGCACCCCCGGCACCCAGCACGTCGTGGCGGGCACCGAGCTGGCGGTGGCGGGCGAGCGGATCACCGCGCGCTCGTCGTACGTCGTGCTCCAGGCCCTGCCCGCCCTCCCGCTCCAGCCGGTCGTCACGGGGTCCTACCGCGACACCTTCGCGCGCGACGACGCCGGCTGGCACTTCGTCGAGCGCCGCTTCGGCGTCGGCCGGACCGGCGACCTGTCCCACCACCTCGCCCCGGGAGTCCTGGCATGA
- the soxR gene encoding redox-sensitive transcriptional activator SoxR: protein MLTIGQLAERSGVATSAIRFYEERGLISSERTTGNQRRYLKSTLRRVAFVRTAQRIGLTLEEIGEALATLPDSRTPTKSDWHRLSKAWRPRLDEQIRRIELLRDRLDGCIGCGCLSLKSCALTNPHDDLAERGPGAVLLDPRRLPW, encoded by the coding sequence GTGCTCACCATCGGACAGCTCGCCGAGCGCTCGGGCGTGGCGACGTCGGCCATCCGCTTCTACGAGGAGCGCGGGCTGATCAGCTCGGAGCGGACCACCGGCAACCAGCGGCGCTACCTCAAGTCCACGCTGCGCCGGGTGGCCTTCGTGCGCACGGCCCAGCGGATCGGGCTCACGCTGGAGGAGATCGGTGAGGCGCTGGCCACGCTGCCGGACTCCCGGACGCCGACCAAGTCGGACTGGCACCGGCTGAGCAAGGCGTGGCGACCGCGGCTGGACGAGCAGATCCGGCGCATCGAGCTGCTGCGCGACCGGCTCGACGGCTGCATCGGCTGCGGCTGCCTCTCGCTGAAGTCCTGCGCACTCACCAACCCGCACGACGACCTGGCCGAGCGCGGCCCGGGCGCCGTCCTCCTCGACCCGCGGAGGTTGCCCTGGTGA
- a CDS encoding DUF4032 domain-containing protein: MALRIVASRPDPAIVTLPWSVPLEEWGEPWVLPLPRGLSRHVVRIVRLHDRVYAVKETVEEIAFREYRLLRDLQRLGLPAVVPQGVVTGRVDADGEELPSALLTEHLRFSLPYRSLFSHGLSHDSLPSLVDALVVLLVRLHLADFFWGDVSLSNVLFRRSAGGFAAYLVDAETGELRPTLSRQMREYDVTIATENVFAELLDLQASESLSQHVQAHDLVVMLEQRYAALWDELTGEEEFSSDEMWRIERRIEKLNDLGFDVDELDIITDFDGDQVRIQPKVVEAGHHQRELQGLTGLHVEDAQARRLLNDIASYTAHYNLGREDRHLVASRWLDQVYEPVIAMIPGDATGKLEPAEVFHEVLQHRWFLAEQAGHDIDTFDAAADYIDTVLRTKPDEAITSAPATVTPDA, from the coding sequence ATGGCCCTGCGCATCGTGGCGAGCCGGCCGGACCCGGCCATCGTCACGCTGCCCTGGTCGGTGCCGCTGGAGGAGTGGGGCGAGCCCTGGGTCCTGCCGCTCCCCCGCGGCCTGTCGCGCCACGTGGTGCGCATCGTGCGCCTGCACGACCGGGTCTACGCGGTCAAGGAGACGGTCGAGGAGATCGCGTTCCGGGAGTACCGCCTGCTGCGCGACCTGCAGCGGCTCGGCCTGCCCGCGGTCGTGCCGCAGGGCGTGGTCACCGGCCGGGTCGACGCCGACGGCGAGGAGCTGCCCAGCGCCCTGCTGACCGAGCACCTGCGCTTCTCGCTGCCCTACCGCTCGCTGTTCAGCCACGGTCTGTCCCACGACAGCCTGCCCTCCCTGGTCGACGCCCTGGTCGTGCTGCTGGTCCGGCTGCACCTGGCCGACTTCTTCTGGGGCGACGTGTCGCTGTCCAACGTGCTGTTCCGGCGCAGCGCGGGCGGCTTCGCGGCATACCTCGTCGACGCGGAGACCGGGGAGCTGCGACCGACGCTGTCGCGGCAGATGCGGGAGTACGACGTCACCATCGCCACCGAGAACGTCTTCGCCGAGCTGCTCGACCTGCAGGCCAGCGAGTCGCTCAGCCAGCACGTCCAGGCCCACGACCTGGTGGTCATGCTCGAGCAGCGCTACGCCGCGCTGTGGGACGAGCTGACCGGCGAGGAGGAGTTCAGCTCGGACGAGATGTGGCGCATCGAGCGGCGCATCGAGAAGCTCAACGACCTCGGCTTCGACGTCGACGAGCTCGACATCATCACCGACTTCGACGGCGACCAGGTCCGCATCCAGCCCAAGGTGGTCGAGGCCGGCCACCACCAGCGCGAGCTCCAGGGACTGACCGGGCTGCACGTCGAGGACGCCCAGGCCCGGCGCCTGCTCAACGACATCGCGTCGTACACCGCGCACTACAACCTGGGCCGCGAGGACCGGCACCTGGTGGCCAGCCGGTGGCTGGACCAGGTCTACGAGCCGGTCATCGCGATGATCCCCGGCGACGCGACCGGCAAGCTCGAGCCCGCGGAGGTCTTCCACGAGGTGCTCCAGCACCGCTGGTTCCTGGCCGAGCAGGCCGGGCACGACATCGACACCTTCGACGCCGCCGCCGACTACATCGACACCGTGCTGCGCACGAAGCCCGACGAGGCCATCACCTCGGCGCCCGCCACGGTGACGCCGGACGCCTGA
- a CDS encoding choice-of-anchor P family protein, whose product MKRVAGPVLAAGLAATSLGWTVPAHAAAAASGTGGAYSGYSSSGVATPVKIEVFEPTIPLPTVPQGEVDLGYSKVKANSAGSSGRASFLWPGDAIGEGLKTFFEQLGLPSQPVEDGYPVQVNSQYPSDTTTQQNTPAPGASMTTTSAKGEARSTVGFSTDCDAGDGGDTGGDDGSGDDGGPGDDGSGDQPLLPGLPDLPLVDNLDDVLGLLGLGRTSSGPSASPQADPSGDAEPPATQPPACQLPTALAAVVDVNGYVADAHSVSDGAKVTTTSRAALGDVRLLGGLVTLSGLSTTLVAASDGVTGEAKGRADYGTLTIAGQTFGIGPEGYVAQGTPAPIPGLPDDPAAALAQLGITLDLPQPVYKADGDKASGTVEGLVVTVDLKTLEPVLSRLDLGPLLAQVPFPPEAAPLKSLLGAVGQLSPRLVLHLGYTTAAVDTVQPLKIPATVPDNDPTDEPSDEPSDEPTDATTGGATGGGSDGGGAGGVGTGTVPPPAGVPTTSTPEATPAPLTDAALTAGLPPLFSIPMFLLVAGLGGAVFAGSHVRRLGALVLGGAGPCAHGLESGLPDLRKVQ is encoded by the coding sequence ATGAAGCGCGTCGCAGGTCCTGTCCTCGCCGCCGGACTGGCGGCCACCTCGCTGGGCTGGACCGTCCCGGCGCACGCCGCGGCCGCCGCGAGCGGCACGGGCGGCGCCTACAGCGGCTACAGCAGCAGCGGCGTGGCCACACCGGTCAAGATCGAGGTCTTCGAGCCGACCATCCCGCTGCCCACGGTGCCGCAGGGGGAGGTCGACCTCGGCTACAGCAAGGTCAAGGCCAACTCCGCCGGCTCCAGCGGCCGGGCCAGCTTCCTGTGGCCGGGCGATGCGATCGGCGAGGGGCTCAAGACCTTCTTCGAGCAGCTCGGCCTGCCGTCGCAGCCGGTGGAGGACGGCTACCCCGTCCAGGTCAACTCGCAGTACCCCTCCGACACCACGACCCAGCAGAACACCCCCGCGCCCGGCGCGTCCATGACAACCACGTCGGCCAAGGGCGAGGCCCGCTCCACGGTCGGCTTCTCCACCGACTGCGACGCCGGCGACGGCGGCGACACGGGAGGCGACGACGGGTCCGGTGACGACGGCGGACCCGGGGACGACGGGTCCGGCGACCAGCCCCTGCTGCCCGGGCTGCCCGACCTGCCGCTGGTCGACAACCTCGACGACGTCCTCGGGCTGCTCGGTCTCGGGCGGACGTCGTCGGGCCCGTCCGCGTCGCCCCAGGCCGACCCGTCCGGTGACGCCGAGCCGCCCGCGACGCAGCCCCCCGCCTGCCAGCTGCCCACAGCGCTCGCGGCCGTGGTGGACGTCAACGGCTACGTCGCCGACGCGCACTCGGTCTCCGACGGCGCGAAGGTGACGACGACGTCGCGGGCCGCGCTCGGCGACGTGCGCCTGCTCGGCGGCCTGGTCACGCTGTCCGGCCTCTCCACCACCCTGGTCGCGGCCAGCGACGGGGTCACGGGCGAGGCCAAGGGCCGGGCCGACTACGGCACGCTCACCATCGCCGGACAGACCTTCGGCATCGGCCCGGAGGGGTACGTCGCCCAGGGCACGCCCGCCCCGATCCCCGGGCTGCCGGACGACCCGGCCGCCGCGCTGGCCCAGCTCGGCATCACCCTCGACCTGCCCCAGCCGGTCTACAAGGCCGACGGCGACAAGGCGTCCGGCACCGTGGAGGGGCTCGTGGTCACCGTCGACCTCAAGACGCTCGAGCCGGTGCTGTCCCGGCTCGACCTCGGCCCGCTGCTGGCCCAGGTCCCGTTCCCGCCCGAGGCCGCGCCGCTCAAGAGCCTGCTCGGTGCCGTCGGCCAGCTCTCGCCGCGCCTGGTGCTGCACCTCGGCTACACCACCGCCGCGGTGGACACCGTCCAGCCGCTCAAGATCCCCGCGACCGTGCCGGACAACGACCCGACCGACGAGCCGTCGGACGAGCCGAGCGACGAGCCGACCGACGCGACCACCGGCGGCGCGACCGGCGGCGGCAGCGACGGCGGGGGCGCGGGCGGCGTCGGCACCGGCACCGTGCCGCCACCGGCCGGCGTGCCGACCACGTCGACGCCCGAGGCGACCCCGGCGCCGCTCACCGACGCCGCGCTCACCGCGGGCCTGCCCCCGCTCTTCTCGATCCCGATGTTCCTGCTCGTGGCCGGGCTCGGGGGCGCGGTGTTCGCGGGCAGCCACGTGCGCCGTCTCGGCGCGCTGGTGCTCGGCGGCGCCGGCCCCTGCGCCCACGGTCTCGAGTCCGGTCTGCCCGATCTGCGAAAGGTCCAGTGA
- a CDS encoding ABC transporter ATP-binding protein codes for MSVPILEVVDVHAAYGRIEVLRGVDLTVPQGAVVALLGPNGGGKSTLTTIISGQKKATSGDVHLGGVNVRDARPEDLARVGLCTVPEGRSVFPNLTVEENLRLMSYAGVAAPAVLDTAYSFFPRLHERRHQLAGTMSGGEQQMLAMSRALASDPALLILDELSMGLAPLIVDELYATVAQIAATGVSILCIEQFARTALRVSDYAAVMVGGRVVATGEPGEVLATMSDVILGGAA; via the coding sequence ATGAGCGTCCCCATCCTCGAGGTCGTCGACGTGCACGCGGCGTACGGCCGGATCGAGGTGCTCCGCGGCGTCGACCTGACCGTCCCCCAGGGTGCGGTCGTCGCGCTGCTCGGCCCCAACGGCGGCGGCAAGTCGACGCTCACCACGATCATCAGCGGCCAGAAGAAGGCGACCTCCGGCGACGTCCACCTCGGCGGCGTCAACGTGCGCGACGCCCGGCCGGAGGACCTGGCCCGGGTCGGGCTGTGCACCGTGCCCGAGGGCCGGTCGGTCTTCCCCAACCTCACCGTCGAGGAGAACCTCCGCCTCATGTCGTACGCCGGCGTCGCGGCCCCGGCGGTCCTCGACACGGCGTACTCCTTCTTCCCGCGCCTGCACGAGCGCCGCCACCAGCTGGCCGGGACCATGTCCGGCGGCGAGCAGCAGATGCTGGCCATGTCGCGCGCCCTGGCCTCCGACCCGGCGCTGCTCATCCTGGACGAGCTGTCCATGGGGCTCGCGCCGCTCATCGTCGACGAGCTCTACGCGACGGTCGCGCAGATCGCCGCCACCGGCGTCTCGATCCTGTGCATCGAGCAGTTCGCCCGCACCGCGCTGCGGGTCTCCGACTACGCCGCCGTCATGGTCGGCGGCCGGGTCGTCGCGACCGGCGAGCCCGGCGAGGTGCTGGCCACCATGTCCGACGTCATCCTGGGAGGGGCGGCATGA
- a CDS encoding ABC transporter ATP-binding protein — protein sequence MPTEPLLSVEDVVVQFGGVTAVDHASFVAEAGRVTGLIGPNGAGKTTCFNVISGLQKPTRGRVRFRGRTVSHTPVHRRAKRGMGRTFQRLEAFGSLTVRDNVRVAHDIHRGLLGLVRPSRADVDGLLERVGIAAYADERADSVPTGTARLLELARCLAGDPRLLLLDEPSSGQDETETDAFGQLLRDLAAEGRGILMVEHDMDLVMSVCDEIHVLDFGRVIASGSPAQIRRDPVVQQAYLGAVDEPDGPDQTLVLPAVQEVAG from the coding sequence ATGCCCACTGAACCCCTGCTGTCCGTGGAGGACGTCGTCGTCCAGTTCGGCGGCGTCACCGCGGTCGACCACGCGTCCTTCGTGGCCGAGGCCGGCCGGGTGACCGGCCTGATCGGTCCCAACGGCGCCGGCAAGACCACCTGCTTCAACGTGATCAGCGGCCTGCAGAAGCCGACCCGCGGCCGGGTCCGCTTCCGCGGTCGCACCGTCTCCCACACGCCGGTGCACCGCCGGGCCAAGCGGGGGATGGGCCGGACCTTCCAGCGCCTGGAGGCGTTCGGCTCGCTCACCGTGCGCGACAACGTCCGCGTGGCCCACGACATCCACCGCGGCCTGCTCGGCCTCGTGCGGCCCTCGCGCGCCGACGTGGACGGGCTGCTCGAGCGGGTCGGCATCGCGGCCTACGCCGACGAGCGGGCCGACTCCGTCCCGACCGGCACCGCGCGGCTGCTCGAGCTGGCCCGCTGCCTGGCCGGCGACCCGCGGCTGCTGCTGCTCGACGAGCCGTCCTCGGGCCAGGACGAGACCGAGACCGACGCGTTCGGTCAGCTCCTGCGCGACCTGGCCGCGGAGGGTCGCGGCATCCTCATGGTCGAGCACGACATGGACCTGGTGATGTCGGTGTGCGACGAGATCCACGTGCTCGACTTCGGCCGCGTCATCGCCTCCGGCTCGCCCGCGCAGATCCGCCGCGACCCGGTCGTCCAGCAGGCCTACCTCGGCGCGGTCGACGAGCCCGACGGGCCCGACCAGACGCTCGTGCTGCCCGCGGTGCAGGAGGTCGCAGGATGA
- a CDS encoding branched-chain amino acid ABC transporter permease produces MSSFLAYTLFGLFSGAAYAIAASGLVLTYATTRVFNIAHGALGMLLSFVFWDFSVRQGLPTPVALALVLLVVAPAIGWFLSRFVAKGLGDAPAGVALVVTVALLVGCIGAAQQIYPVESRTVLPFFAGTTFTVAGATITAHQLITIIASVVVAVGLFVLLTRTRIGTAMRASVDNPELLRLFGGKPDRVATLAWMIGVSLAGLGGILLVSTVGLDYYALTLLVINAYAAAMLGRLTSLPLTFAGAMGLGLLTSYVTAYVQVDGVLGQAKNVVPALFLFAVVVALPQAQLRIGQVKGTVSAPLPPLRRTLGWSLGLVLLVSLMAGAASEANLLLIGTAATFAIVMLSLVLLTGYGGHVSLAQLTFAGVGALTYAKLDQPNLYGLLVSALVAAGVGALVALPVLRLTGLYLALATLAFAAIMDKMVFQADFAFGFNNTLPARRLSFPGVAVESTGPYVVVMTLFLVLIGWAVLLLRRGAVGRMLIAMRDSPAACGTLGLDLRWFRVGLFALSAGIAGVAGALFAGLRQTVGAGDFIYFNSLLLLLCAAVFGVTSVTGAVLGGVALMELPVLQADHPSVAGLMFVVLAVGAVLLARDPNGLANQLFTLGRLAERRIGPSIRASLPVLPGPAAPGDEPEAPVTATETAPETKVPAHAH; encoded by the coding sequence ATGAGCAGCTTCCTGGCCTACACGCTCTTCGGGCTGTTCTCCGGTGCGGCGTACGCCATCGCGGCGAGCGGGCTCGTGCTGACCTACGCCACGACCCGGGTCTTCAACATCGCCCACGGCGCCCTCGGCATGCTGCTGTCCTTCGTGTTCTGGGACTTCAGCGTCCGCCAGGGCCTGCCCACGCCGGTGGCCCTCGCGCTGGTGCTGCTGGTGGTCGCGCCGGCCATCGGGTGGTTCCTGTCCCGGTTCGTGGCCAAGGGCCTCGGCGACGCGCCGGCCGGCGTCGCGCTCGTGGTCACCGTCGCGCTCCTGGTGGGCTGCATCGGCGCCGCCCAGCAGATCTACCCGGTCGAGTCGCGCACCGTGCTGCCGTTCTTCGCGGGCACGACGTTCACCGTCGCCGGCGCCACCATCACCGCCCACCAGCTGATCACGATCATCGCCTCGGTCGTCGTCGCGGTCGGCCTGTTCGTGCTCCTCACCCGGACCCGGATCGGCACCGCGATGCGCGCGTCGGTGGACAACCCCGAGCTCCTCCGGCTCTTCGGCGGCAAGCCCGACCGGGTCGCCACGCTGGCGTGGATGATCGGCGTCTCGCTGGCCGGGCTCGGCGGCATCCTGCTGGTCTCCACGGTCGGGCTGGACTACTACGCGCTCACCCTGCTGGTCATCAACGCCTACGCCGCGGCCATGCTCGGGAGGCTCACGAGCCTGCCGCTCACCTTCGCGGGCGCCATGGGTCTCGGCCTGCTCACGTCCTACGTCACGGCCTACGTCCAGGTCGACGGCGTCCTGGGCCAGGCCAAGAACGTCGTGCCGGCGCTGTTCCTCTTCGCCGTCGTCGTCGCCCTGCCGCAGGCGCAGCTGCGCATCGGCCAGGTCAAGGGCACCGTCTCCGCCCCGCTGCCCCCGCTGCGGCGCACGCTCGGCTGGAGCCTCGGCCTGGTGCTGCTGGTCAGCCTCATGGCCGGGGCCGCGTCCGAGGCGAACCTGCTGCTCATCGGCACCGCCGCGACCTTCGCCATCGTGATGCTCTCGCTGGTGCTGCTGACCGGGTACGGCGGGCACGTGTCGCTGGCCCAGCTGACCTTCGCCGGCGTCGGCGCCCTCACCTACGCCAAGCTCGACCAGCCCAACCTCTACGGCCTGCTCGTCTCGGCCCTGGTCGCCGCCGGCGTCGGGGCGCTCGTCGCGCTGCCGGTGCTGCGCCTGACCGGGCTCTACCTCGCCCTGGCCACGCTCGCCTTCGCCGCGATCATGGACAAGATGGTCTTCCAGGCCGACTTCGCCTTCGGGTTCAACAACACCCTCCCGGCCCGCCGGCTCTCCTTCCCCGGTGTCGCGGTGGAGTCCACCGGTCCCTACGTCGTGGTGATGACGCTCTTCCTGGTCCTCATCGGCTGGGCCGTGCTGCTGCTGCGCCGCGGCGCGGTCGGCCGGATGCTCATCGCCATGCGCGACAGCCCCGCCGCGTGCGGGACGCTGGGGCTGGACCTGCGGTGGTTCCGCGTCGGGCTCTTCGCGCTGTCCGCGGGCATCGCCGGGGTGGCCGGGGCGCTGTTCGCCGGGCTGCGCCAGACCGTCGGCGCGGGCGACTTCATCTACTTCAACAGCCTGCTGCTCCTGCTCTGCGCGGCCGTCTTCGGCGTCACCTCGGTGACCGGCGCGGTGCTCGGCGGCGTCGCGCTCATGGAGCTGCCGGTCCTCCAGGCCGACCACCCGTCGGTGGCCGGGCTGATGTTCGTGGTCCTCGCCGTCGGCGCCGTGCTGCTGGCCCGCGACCCCAACGGGCTGGCCAACCAGCTGTTCACGCTGGGCCGACTGGCCGAGCGGCGCATCGGCCCCTCGATCCGGGCCAGCCTCCCGGTCCTGCCGGGACCGGCCGCGCCCGGCGACGAGCCGGAGGCGCCCGTGACCGCGACCGAGACCGCGCCCGAGACGAAGGTGCCGGCCCATGCCCACTGA
- a CDS encoding ABC transporter substrate-binding protein: MPRLPASAALTAVLALALAACGSQLDPDEVAGATGGSGETVNSAGEAVPGTTTGGDTTTAGGTTTAGGAPAGGGSTTSGTTGGSTGGTGGGTGGTTGGSGGGTTGGGGGGGKGDQSDDDNSANGGGKGASCDGFQNGPGITDSEITIGNVADVSGPVPGLFQSSQDAVKAYVAYFNATSDICGRKLNLITYDSRTDAGADQQAYTKACAETFATVGSMGAFDSGGAATTASCGLPDIRSAAVTKDRNSCATCFPAQSTNTGEWENAPGEFIKQNYPDAAAHAAVLYTNAGAAAENGPASARAMAKQGLTFDVVQGIDVSEFNFAPYAQQLKDKGVKAVFWTGPYQYSVRLAQAFQQVGYEPDVYLRDPTDYIPDYVSSGGDAVDKTVVFLNFVPFEEADSNKEMQLYLSWLQQVSPGADPSFFGVFSWSAARLFVEKATELGGKLSRQTLVDALSKTDNWTANELTAPQHVGSKRTGDCWRFIQLNGGAWQPVGGSKYLCAGTNQG, from the coding sequence GTGCCCCGACTCCCCGCGAGCGCCGCCCTGACGGCCGTGCTGGCCCTGGCGCTCGCCGCCTGCGGCTCCCAGCTCGACCCCGACGAGGTGGCCGGCGCCACCGGCGGCTCCGGTGAGACGGTCAACTCCGCCGGTGAGGCCGTGCCCGGCACGACCACCGGTGGCGACACCACCACGGCCGGCGGGACCACCACCGCCGGGGGTGCGCCGGCCGGCGGTGGCAGTACGACGAGCGGCACGACCGGCGGCAGCACCGGCGGCACCGGCGGCGGCACCGGAGGCACGACGGGCGGCTCGGGCGGCGGCACCACCGGCGGCGGCGGTGGCGGCGGCAAGGGCGACCAGAGCGACGACGACAACTCGGCCAACGGCGGCGGCAAGGGCGCGAGCTGCGACGGCTTCCAGAACGGCCCCGGCATCACCGACTCCGAGATCACCATCGGCAACGTGGCCGACGTCTCCGGCCCGGTCCCGGGTCTGTTCCAGTCCAGCCAGGACGCGGTCAAGGCCTACGTCGCCTACTTCAACGCCACCAGCGACATCTGCGGGCGCAAGCTCAACCTGATCACCTACGACAGCCGCACCGACGCCGGCGCCGACCAGCAGGCCTACACCAAGGCGTGCGCGGAGACCTTCGCGACCGTCGGCTCGATGGGCGCCTTCGACTCCGGCGGGGCCGCGACGACCGCCTCGTGCGGCCTGCCCGACATCCGCTCGGCCGCGGTGACCAAGGACCGCAACTCCTGCGCGACCTGCTTCCCCGCCCAGTCGACCAACACCGGGGAGTGGGAGAACGCGCCGGGGGAGTTCATCAAGCAGAACTACCCGGACGCCGCCGCGCACGCCGCGGTGCTCTACACCAACGCCGGCGCGGCGGCCGAGAACGGCCCGGCGTCGGCCCGGGCGATGGCCAAGCAGGGGCTCACCTTCGACGTGGTGCAGGGCATCGACGTCTCGGAGTTCAACTTCGCGCCGTACGCCCAGCAGCTCAAGGACAAGGGCGTCAAGGCGGTCTTCTGGACCGGGCCCTACCAGTACTCCGTGCGGCTCGCGCAGGCCTTCCAGCAGGTCGGGTACGAGCCCGACGTCTACCTCCGCGACCCCACCGACTACATCCCCGACTACGTCAGCTCCGGCGGCGACGCCGTGGACAAGACCGTCGTGTTCTTGAACTTCGTGCCCTTCGAGGAGGCCGACAGCAACAAGGAGATGCAGCTCTACCTGAGCTGGCTGCAGCAGGTCAGCCCGGGCGCGGACCCGTCGTTCTTCGGCGTCTTCTCCTGGTCGGCGGCGCGGCTGTTCGTGGAGAAGGCGACCGAGCTCGGCGGCAAGCTGAGCCGGCAGACGCTGGTCGACGCGCTGAGCAAGACCGACAACTGGACGGCCAACGAGCTCACCGCGCCGCAGCACGTCGGCAGCAAGCGCACCGGTGACTGCTGGCGCTTCATCCAGCTCAACGGCGGCGCCTGGCAGCCGGTGGGCGGCAGCAAGTACCTCTGCGCCGGCACCAACCAGGGCTGA